The following proteins come from a genomic window of Nocardioides albertanoniae:
- the mftB gene encoding mycofactocin biosynthesis chaperone MftB (MftB, a small protein, is a peptide chaperone that assists the radical SAM enzyme MftC in performing two modifications to the C-terminal Val-Tyr dipeptide of the mycofactocin precursor peptide, MftA. MftB's role is analogous to the role of PqqD in the biosynthesis of PQQ, a cofactor that derives entirely from a Tyr and a Glu in the precursor PqqA.), with the protein MTSFDPQGAWRRSPSVVIRPEPFGALVYDFGSRRLSFLKDLALVRVVEALDESASALGALDAVGVAEADRPQHLAALAALARSGMISQRQEAIAS; encoded by the coding sequence ATGACCTCCTTCGACCCACAGGGCGCCTGGCGCCGCTCGCCCAGCGTCGTGATCCGGCCCGAGCCGTTCGGCGCCCTCGTCTACGACTTCGGCTCGCGGCGGCTCTCGTTCCTCAAGGACCTTGCGCTCGTGCGGGTCGTGGAGGCGCTGGACGAGTCGGCCTCGGCACTCGGCGCGCTCGACGCCGTCGGTGTCGCCGAGGCCGACCGCCCGCAACACCTCGCGGCCCTCGCCGCCCTTGCCCGCTCCGGAATGATCAGCCAACGCCAGGAGGCGATCGCGTCATGA
- the mftC gene encoding mycofactocin radical SAM maturase (MftC is a radical SAM/SPASM enzyme that catalyzes the first two steps in biosynthesis of the electron carrier mycofactocin from the terminal Val-Tyr dipeptide of the precursor peptide MftA.) — translation MTLLDQHTERQPVPRLIDQFEHGLDAPICLTWELTYACNLACVHCLSSSGRRDPRELSTDQAKAVIDELQRMQVFYVNIGGGEPTVRPDFWELLDYAVSHDVGVKFSTNGVRITKERAAQLAASDYVDVQISLDGATAEVNDAVRGRGSFDMAVRALANLQEAGFTDAKISVVVTRENVRQLDEFQELADRYGATLRITRLRPSGRGADVWDDLHPTAEDQRYLYDWLVEKGERVLTGDSFFHLAAFGDALPGLNLCGAGRVVCLIDPVGDVYACPFAIHDKFLAGNLLTDGGFKKVWQESTLFRELREPTSGGACMSCSAYDACRGGCMAAKFFTGLPLDGPDPECVKGNSQVALANRDGSGLPQPSQDHSRSDAVLLGMPGRPTKLPDRFCNESPV, via the coding sequence ATGACCCTGTTGGACCAGCACACCGAGAGGCAGCCCGTACCCCGGCTGATCGACCAGTTCGAGCACGGCCTCGACGCTCCGATCTGTCTGACCTGGGAGCTCACCTATGCCTGCAACCTGGCGTGCGTGCACTGCCTCTCGTCCTCCGGCCGCCGCGACCCGCGCGAGCTCTCCACCGACCAGGCCAAGGCCGTCATCGACGAGCTGCAGCGGATGCAGGTCTTCTACGTGAACATCGGCGGAGGTGAGCCGACCGTACGTCCCGACTTCTGGGAGCTGCTCGACTACGCGGTCTCGCACGACGTCGGCGTGAAGTTCTCGACCAACGGTGTACGCATCACCAAGGAGCGGGCTGCCCAGCTGGCCGCCTCGGACTACGTCGACGTGCAGATCTCGCTGGACGGCGCGACCGCCGAGGTGAACGACGCGGTGCGCGGTCGCGGCTCCTTCGACATGGCCGTCCGGGCGCTCGCGAACCTCCAGGAGGCCGGCTTCACCGACGCCAAGATCTCCGTCGTCGTCACCCGCGAGAACGTACGCCAGCTCGACGAGTTCCAGGAGCTGGCCGACCGGTACGGCGCGACCCTCCGCATCACCCGGCTGCGCCCCAGCGGTCGCGGCGCCGACGTGTGGGACGACCTGCACCCCACCGCCGAGGACCAGCGCTACCTCTACGACTGGCTGGTCGAGAAGGGCGAGCGCGTCCTGACCGGCGACTCCTTCTTCCACCTCGCCGCCTTCGGAGATGCCCTCCCGGGCCTGAACCTGTGCGGCGCCGGCCGTGTGGTCTGCCTGATCGACCCGGTCGGCGACGTCTACGCCTGCCCGTTCGCGATCCACGACAAGTTCCTGGCCGGCAACCTGCTCACCGACGGCGGCTTCAAGAAGGTGTGGCAGGAGTCCACACTCTTCCGTGAGCTGCGCGAGCCGACCTCCGGCGGCGCCTGCATGTCGTGCTCGGCGTACGACGCGTGCCGCGGCGGCTGCATGGCGGCCAAGTTCTTCACCGGTCTGCCGTTGGACGGGCCGGACCCGGAGTGCGTCAAGGGCAACAGCCAGGTCGCGCTCGCCAACCGGGACGGCTCCGGTCTGCCGCAGCCGTCCCAGGACCACTCGCGGTCCGACGCGGTCCTGCTGGGTATGCCCGGCAGGCCGACCAAGCTGCCCGACCGGTTCTGCAACGAGAGCCCTGTATAG
- the mftD gene encoding pre-mycofactocin synthase MftD (MftD, an enzyme found in the mycofactocin biosynthesis locus, performs an oxidative deamination of 3-amino-5-[(p-hydroxyphenyl)methyl]-4,4-dimethyl-2-pyrrolidinone (AHDP). The resulting compound, now called pre-mycofactocin (PMFT), is a biologically active redox cofactor that can oxidize the non-exchangeable NADH of TIGR03971 family SDR-type oxidoreductases.) → MSKIWFETVLEAQRRAKKRLPKSVYSALLAGSERGVSYDDNTAAFAELGFAPHCAGLSDKRDLATTVMGEEISLPVICSPTGVQAVHPDGEVAIARAAAARGTITGLSSFASKPVEEVVAANPQTFFQIYWLGSRDAILKRISRAKEAGARGLILTTDWSFSMGRDWGSPAIPEKLDLKAMVRFAPETLARPKWLSSFARAGYVPDLTVPNLVDPGEEAPTFFGAYYEWMQTPLPTWEDLAWLRSQWDGPVMLKGICRVDDAKRAVDAGMTAISVSNHGGNNLDSTPAPIRVLPSIADAVGHQVDVVLDGGVRRGSDVIKAVALGARAVMIGRAYLWGLAANGQAGVENVLDILRSGADSALLGMGKSSLAELSADDIVIPSGFTRTLGA, encoded by the coding sequence ATGTCGAAGATCTGGTTCGAGACCGTCCTCGAGGCCCAGCGCCGGGCGAAGAAGCGTCTCCCGAAGTCCGTCTACAGCGCGCTGCTCGCGGGCTCGGAGCGCGGGGTCAGCTATGACGACAACACCGCCGCGTTCGCCGAGCTCGGCTTCGCGCCCCACTGCGCAGGACTGTCGGACAAGCGCGATCTGGCCACTACCGTCATGGGCGAGGAGATCTCGCTGCCGGTGATCTGCTCGCCGACCGGCGTACAGGCCGTGCACCCGGACGGCGAGGTCGCCATCGCCCGCGCGGCTGCCGCCCGCGGCACCATCACCGGCCTGAGCTCGTTCGCGAGCAAGCCCGTGGAGGAGGTGGTCGCGGCCAACCCTCAGACGTTCTTCCAGATCTACTGGCTGGGCAGTCGTGACGCGATCCTCAAGCGGATCTCGCGGGCCAAGGAGGCCGGTGCCCGCGGTCTGATCCTCACCACCGACTGGTCCTTCTCGATGGGGCGTGACTGGGGCAGCCCGGCGATCCCGGAGAAGCTCGACCTGAAGGCGATGGTGCGTTTCGCGCCCGAGACGCTCGCCCGGCCGAAGTGGCTCTCCAGCTTCGCGCGCGCCGGCTACGTCCCCGACCTGACGGTGCCCAACCTGGTCGACCCGGGGGAGGAGGCGCCGACCTTCTTCGGCGCTTACTACGAGTGGATGCAGACGCCGCTGCCCACCTGGGAGGACCTCGCCTGGCTCCGTTCGCAGTGGGACGGCCCGGTCATGCTCAAGGGGATCTGCCGCGTCGACGACGCCAAGCGTGCCGTCGACGCCGGCATGACGGCGATCTCGGTCTCCAACCACGGCGGCAACAACCTCGACAGCACGCCGGCACCGATCCGGGTGCTGCCCTCGATCGCCGACGCCGTAGGTCACCAGGTCGATGTCGTGCTCGACGGCGGCGTACGCCGGGGGAGCGACGTCATCAAGGCGGTCGCCCTCGGCGCCCGTGCCGTGATGATCGGTCGCGCCTACCTGTGGGGGCTGGCCGCGAACGGCCAGGCCGGGGTGGAGAACGTCCTCGACATCCTGCGCAGCGGCGCCGACTCGGCGCTGCTCGGCATGGGGAAGTCGAGCCTGGCCGAGCTCAGCGCCGACGACATCGTGATCCCGTCTGGGTTCACCCGCACCCTGGGCGCCTGA
- the mftE gene encoding mycofactocin biosynthesis peptidyl-dipeptidase MftE, which produces MELAHATWPEVGEDVEVVVVPTGSCEQHGPHLPFATDAAVAAAVAERTVTRLVAAGVHAVLAPALPYGASGEHEHFPGTVDIGHDALHSVVLELGRSISRWADRIVFVNGHGGNAPAVASAVRRLVYEGRDAAWIPCEVAGGDAHAGRTETSLVSALAPGDVRHERAEAGATEPVDLLLPMLRAGGVRAVSPNGVLGDPAGASAQEGERLLSELVDAAADAVLIGRADGAGRLRVAASV; this is translated from the coding sequence ATGGAGCTCGCGCACGCCACCTGGCCCGAGGTCGGTGAGGACGTCGAGGTCGTCGTGGTGCCGACGGGCTCGTGCGAGCAGCACGGTCCGCACCTCCCGTTCGCGACCGACGCCGCGGTGGCGGCTGCCGTCGCTGAGCGCACGGTGACACGGCTGGTGGCCGCCGGGGTCCACGCGGTCCTGGCGCCGGCGTTGCCCTACGGGGCGAGCGGCGAGCACGAGCACTTCCCGGGCACCGTCGACATCGGCCATGACGCCCTGCACTCCGTGGTGCTCGAGCTCGGCCGCTCGATCTCGCGGTGGGCGGACCGGATCGTCTTCGTCAACGGCCATGGTGGCAATGCGCCCGCGGTGGCCAGCGCCGTGCGGCGGCTGGTCTACGAGGGCCGCGACGCTGCCTGGATCCCGTGCGAGGTCGCAGGTGGGGACGCCCACGCCGGCCGCACGGAGACCTCGCTGGTGTCGGCGCTCGCGCCGGGGGACGTACGTCATGAGCGGGCCGAGGCCGGCGCGACCGAGCCGGTCGACCTGCTCCTGCCGATGCTGCGCGCCGGGGGAGTCCGGGCCGTGTCTCCCAACGGGGTGCTCGGTGATCCGGCGGGCGCCTCTGCGCAGGAAGGTGAGCGGCTCCTGTCCGAGCTGGTCGATGCGGCGGCCGATGCCGTGCTGATCGGCCGGGCGGACGGTGCCGGACGGTTGCGGGTGGCGGCGTCGGTATGA
- a CDS encoding mycofactocin-coupled SDR family oxidoreductase, whose translation MTPGPVALVSGAAGGMGGAIVAGLVEDGFHVVGVDACAPMPGAASRPGREQALRDLESRSPGRVDTAIIDVRHGAAVGRLIESIDSAHQRLDVVVAAAGAVAGGHAMWEAPEGELDVMLDVNLRGVWNLAAAAVPLMLRAEPPRSGRFIAIASAAGHRGLQQLTAYGASKHAVVGLVSGLAADLRGSGITATVVSPGSTRTEMLAATAALYGLDSVEPLAERHLVERVLEPDEIADAVRWLSSPRSGAVTGAVLHVDGGFTT comes from the coding sequence ATGACACCCGGTCCGGTCGCACTCGTCAGCGGTGCCGCGGGCGGCATGGGCGGCGCGATCGTCGCCGGCCTCGTGGAGGACGGCTTCCACGTCGTCGGTGTCGACGCGTGCGCGCCGATGCCCGGGGCCGCGTCCCGACCCGGCCGCGAGCAAGCCCTTCGTGACCTCGAGTCCAGGTCGCCCGGTCGGGTCGACACCGCGATCATCGACGTACGTCACGGTGCGGCGGTGGGTCGCCTGATCGAGTCCATCGACTCTGCCCACCAGCGGCTGGACGTGGTCGTCGCCGCCGCGGGGGCGGTCGCTGGAGGACACGCGATGTGGGAGGCGCCCGAGGGCGAGCTCGACGTCATGCTCGACGTCAACCTGCGCGGGGTCTGGAACCTCGCCGCGGCTGCGGTGCCGCTCATGCTCCGGGCGGAGCCGCCACGCTCGGGGCGGTTCATCGCGATCGCCTCCGCGGCCGGCCATCGGGGTCTGCAGCAGCTCACGGCGTACGGCGCCAGCAAGCACGCGGTGGTGGGACTCGTCAGTGGCCTCGCTGCCGACCTGCGCGGCAGCGGGATCACGGCGACCGTGGTGTCGCCGGGCAGCACTCGGACCGAGATGCTCGCCGCGACCGCTGCCCTCTACGGCCTCGACTCCGTCGAACCGTTGGCCGAACGTCACCTCGTCGAACGCGTCCTCGAACCCGACGAGATCGCCGACGCGGTGCGCTGGCTCAGCTCGCCGCGATCGGGTGCGGTCACCGGTGCGGTGCTCCATGTCGACGGTGGGTTCACGACATGA
- the mftF gene encoding mycofactocin biosynthesis glycosyltransferase MftF (Members of this protein family, MftF, are glycosyltransferases, members of PF00535 (glycosyl transferase family 2). The encoding gene is found as part of the mycofactocin cassette, in Mycobacterium tuberculosis, many other Actinobacteria, and occasional members of other lineages. Mycofactocin itself, a putative redox carrier, is a heavily modified derivative of the C-terminal Val-Tyr dipeptide of the mycofactocin precursor MftA (TIGR03969).) codes for MIRELPRGTVLRLLQSTWRGEEGRALYGGAPARMLFLKAAAVEALGEGEMVVDSPRTARLGRLLLDRGLAEIAWSPRRAGSADVTVVVPVKDRPAALARLLEALAGLHIIVVDDGSSDPVETEQVAAAAGADLLRHDQSRGPAAARNTGLRAVRTELVAFIDSDVVPVDGWLEPLLVQVGDPAVGITAPRIVALERGLGPGVRLSRIDRYESVRSSLDLGAAAALVVPGGPVPYVPSACLVGRTAAFGEGFDEAMRVGEDVDLVWRTVEQGWLVRYVPESRVAHEHRGTAAGWLTRKAFYGTSAAPLAMRHHDAVAPVIVAPLTVAVGLVLVAQRPWALGIGAGIGAAVLARTARSMRQSEHPGIVAARLVPYGLAASAKQCAAAMNRHWWPVMIPAALASRRIRRAWVAAALLDGLADWSRSRPDLDPLTYTALRRLDDLAYGAGLWWGAVRHSTTAPLRPALSRPFRRGPGHRAEGRGLRWPGTWRRGTGTPPR; via the coding sequence ATGATCCGCGAGCTGCCCCGTGGGACGGTGCTCAGGCTGCTCCAGAGCACGTGGCGCGGTGAGGAGGGCCGGGCGCTCTACGGTGGCGCGCCCGCCCGGATGCTGTTCCTGAAGGCGGCCGCGGTCGAGGCGCTCGGCGAGGGCGAGATGGTCGTCGACTCGCCGCGAACCGCTCGGCTGGGCCGTCTGCTCCTGGACCGAGGTCTTGCCGAGATCGCATGGTCTCCGCGGCGCGCGGGCAGTGCGGACGTCACCGTCGTCGTTCCGGTCAAGGACCGGCCCGCCGCCCTGGCCCGGCTGCTGGAGGCGCTGGCGGGGCTCCACATCATCGTGGTCGACGACGGATCGTCCGACCCCGTCGAGACCGAGCAGGTCGCGGCGGCCGCCGGCGCCGACCTGCTGCGCCACGACCAGTCCCGCGGCCCCGCCGCGGCCCGGAACACCGGGCTGAGGGCGGTACGCACGGAGCTGGTCGCCTTCATCGACTCCGACGTCGTCCCGGTCGATGGCTGGCTGGAGCCGCTGCTCGTCCAGGTCGGTGACCCGGCCGTCGGGATCACCGCTCCGCGCATCGTCGCGCTCGAGCGCGGGCTCGGGCCGGGCGTACGCCTGAGCCGCATCGACCGCTACGAGTCGGTGCGTTCCTCGCTGGACCTCGGCGCGGCAGCCGCCCTGGTCGTGCCCGGCGGACCGGTCCCGTATGTGCCCTCCGCCTGCCTGGTCGGCCGAACGGCCGCGTTCGGGGAGGGGTTCGACGAGGCGATGAGGGTCGGAGAGGACGTCGACCTGGTCTGGAGGACCGTCGAGCAGGGGTGGCTCGTCCGCTACGTGCCCGAGTCGCGGGTCGCGCACGAGCACCGGGGCACGGCGGCCGGCTGGCTCACCCGCAAGGCGTTCTACGGCACCAGCGCGGCGCCCCTCGCGATGCGTCACCACGACGCGGTCGCGCCGGTGATCGTCGCGCCCCTCACGGTCGCGGTCGGTCTTGTCCTGGTGGCGCAGCGCCCGTGGGCGCTGGGCATCGGCGCCGGGATCGGTGCCGCGGTGCTCGCGAGGACCGCGCGCTCCATGCGACAGAGCGAACACCCCGGGATCGTCGCTGCCCGTCTCGTGCCGTACGGCCTGGCGGCCTCGGCCAAGCAGTGTGCCGCGGCGATGAACAGACACTGGTGGCCGGTCATGATCCCGGCCGCCCTGGCGTCGCGGCGGATCCGGCGCGCCTGGGTCGCCGCGGCCCTGCTCGACGGGCTGGCCGACTGGTCACGATCCCGACCCGACCTGGACCCGCTCACCTACACCGCTCTGCGCCGCCTCGACGACCTCGCCTACGGTGCGGGGCTGTGGTGGGGCGCCGTCCGGCACTCCACCACGGCCCCGCTCCGGCCGGCGCTGTCGCGCCCGTTCAGGCGCGGACCGGGGCACCGAGCGGAAGGGCGCGGCCTCCGGTGGCCTGGGACATGGCGTCGAGGAACAGGTACGCCCCCACGATGA
- a CDS encoding GPR1/FUN34/YaaH family transporter: MSAETTVPDGNPALIGVPTFLVGSVALGLVLTGFVPATAVAASIPIIATATAFGQGIAAIWATRLNQNAVAAIFGIFTGFWSSYAALVLGLTHGWFGIQAADTARTQELFLGSWLAVIVLLTLATLRLPRAFTVLFGLIDLALLLVLLGTAQASTLLTQLGGYTVFAFVIVGAYLFLDAMSQATGGRALPLGAPVRA, translated from the coding sequence ATGTCCGCTGAAACCACCGTCCCCGACGGCAATCCCGCCCTCATCGGGGTCCCGACCTTCCTGGTCGGCTCCGTGGCCCTCGGCCTCGTGCTGACCGGCTTCGTCCCCGCAACCGCGGTCGCGGCGTCCATCCCGATCATCGCCACGGCGACCGCATTCGGGCAGGGCATCGCCGCGATCTGGGCGACCCGTCTCAACCAGAACGCCGTGGCCGCCATCTTCGGCATCTTCACCGGGTTCTGGTCGAGCTACGCCGCCCTCGTGCTGGGCCTGACCCACGGCTGGTTCGGCATCCAGGCCGCCGACACGGCCCGGACCCAGGAGCTGTTCCTCGGATCCTGGCTCGCCGTCATCGTGCTGCTCACCCTGGCCACCCTGCGGCTGCCGCGCGCCTTCACGGTGCTCTTCGGGCTGATCGACCTGGCGCTGCTGCTGGTGCTCCTCGGCACCGCGCAGGCCAGCACGCTCCTCACCCAGCTGGGCGGCTACACCGTGTTCGCGTTCGTCATCGTGGGGGCGTACCTGTTCCTCGACGCCATGTCCCAGGCCACCGGAGGCCGCGCCCTTCCGCTCGGTGCCCCGGTCCGCGCCTGA
- a CDS encoding adenylate kinase, translating into MRLLLMGPPGAGKGTQATTIAARFGVPAISTGDIFRANVAQRTELGVLADAYMSAGDYVPDEVTNAMVADRLAEADCADGFLLDGYPRTPQQVAELDAMLERCGVELDSVVLLEADSEELVRRLLLRAQEQGRADDTEPVIRRRLEVYAAETEPLAAAYLDRGVLVSVDGLGSIEEVAERIMAVLAPEPVVVE; encoded by the coding sequence ATGCGACTGCTTCTGATGGGCCCGCCGGGTGCGGGCAAGGGCACCCAGGCCACCACGATCGCCGCTCGTTTCGGCGTGCCGGCGATCTCGACCGGTGACATCTTCCGGGCGAACGTCGCCCAGCGCACCGAGCTGGGCGTGCTGGCCGACGCCTACATGAGCGCGGGCGACTACGTGCCCGACGAGGTCACCAACGCGATGGTCGCCGACCGGCTCGCCGAGGCCGACTGCGCCGACGGCTTCCTGCTCGACGGCTATCCGCGGACGCCCCAGCAGGTCGCCGAGCTCGACGCGATGCTGGAGCGGTGCGGTGTCGAGCTCGACTCGGTAGTGCTGCTCGAGGCCGACTCCGAGGAGCTCGTACGCCGCCTGCTGCTCCGGGCGCAGGAGCAGGGGCGTGCCGACGACACCGAACCGGTCATCCGCCGGCGGCTCGAGGTGTACGCCGCCGAGACGGAGCCGTTGGCCGCTGCGTACCTCGATCGGGGTGTGCTCGTCAGCGTCGACGGCCTCGGTTCGATCGAGGAGGTCGCCGAGCGGATCATGGCTGTCCTGGCCCCCGAACCGGTGGTCGTGGAATAG
- the poxB gene encoding ubiquinone-dependent pyruvate dehydrogenase: MSTVAEQIVATLTASGIRRVYGIPGDSLNGFTDALRKDGTIEWVHVRHEEAGAFAAAAEAATTGELAVAAGSAGPGNLHLINGLYDANRSRVPVLAIAAHIPSAEIGTGYFQETHPQELFREASVYTEYVASPSQMPHVLEVAMRAAIEKRGVAVVVIPGDVALAEAVTKRVTAITPSLSRTVPASGEIERAAAALNDGKRVTILAGAGTAGAHDELIALADALGAPIVHALRGKEHVEYDNPFDVGMTGLLGFASGYRAMDRADTLLMLGTDFPYRQFFPEHATTIQVDIRGEQIGRRHPVDIGLVGSVKDTARALLPLLERQTDRDHLDDSLDHYRKTRASLDELATPSKRGKAIHPQYLTRLVDQAAADDAVFVPDVGSPVVWAARYLTMNGRRRLIGSFTHGSMANALPHAIGAQAAHRDRQVIGLAGDGGLTMLLGELITLVQNKLPAKLVVYNNSSLNFVELEMKAAGFVNYGTDLANPNFADVARAMGIHARRVEHAEELPDAVAEILAHDGPALLDVITERQELSIPPAITAEQVKGFTLYALRTVLSGRGDELFDLARANLRQLF; this comes from the coding sequence ATGTCGACCGTCGCAGAGCAGATCGTGGCCACGCTCACCGCCAGCGGCATCCGCCGCGTCTACGGCATCCCGGGGGACTCGCTCAACGGATTCACCGATGCGCTGCGGAAGGACGGCACGATCGAGTGGGTGCACGTCCGCCACGAGGAGGCGGGTGCGTTCGCGGCGGCCGCCGAGGCCGCGACGACCGGCGAGCTGGCGGTGGCGGCCGGCAGCGCCGGACCGGGCAACCTCCATCTGATCAACGGCCTCTACGACGCCAACCGCTCACGGGTGCCGGTGCTGGCGATCGCCGCCCACATCCCCAGCGCCGAGATCGGCACCGGCTACTTCCAGGAGACCCACCCGCAGGAGCTGTTCCGCGAGGCCTCGGTCTACACCGAGTACGTCGCCAGCCCGAGCCAGATGCCGCACGTGCTCGAGGTCGCGATGCGCGCCGCCATCGAGAAGCGGGGCGTCGCGGTCGTGGTGATCCCGGGCGACGTGGCCCTCGCCGAGGCCGTCACCAAGCGGGTCACCGCGATCACCCCGAGCCTGTCACGGACCGTGCCGGCCTCCGGCGAGATCGAACGAGCGGCCGCCGCCCTCAACGACGGCAAGCGGGTCACGATCCTCGCCGGCGCGGGCACCGCGGGCGCCCACGACGAGCTGATCGCGCTCGCCGACGCGCTGGGCGCGCCGATCGTGCACGCGCTGCGGGGCAAGGAGCACGTCGAGTACGACAACCCCTTCGACGTCGGCATGACCGGCCTGCTCGGCTTCGCCTCCGGCTACCGGGCGATGGACCGCGCCGACACGCTGCTGATGCTGGGCACCGACTTCCCCTATCGGCAGTTCTTCCCCGAGCACGCGACCACGATCCAGGTCGACATCCGCGGCGAGCAGATCGGCCGGCGCCACCCCGTCGACATCGGTCTGGTCGGGAGCGTGAAGGACACCGCCCGGGCCCTGCTCCCGCTGCTGGAGCGCCAGACCGACCGGGACCATCTCGACGACTCGCTCGATCACTACCGCAAGACCCGGGCCAGCCTCGACGAGCTCGCGACGCCCTCGAAGCGTGGCAAGGCGATCCACCCGCAATACCTCACCAGGCTCGTCGACCAGGCGGCCGCGGACGACGCGGTCTTCGTGCCCGACGTCGGCTCGCCGGTGGTGTGGGCGGCGCGCTACCTGACCATGAACGGCCGCCGCCGGCTGATCGGGTCCTTCACCCACGGCTCGATGGCCAACGCGCTGCCGCACGCGATCGGCGCCCAGGCCGCCCACCGCGACCGGCAGGTCATCGGCCTGGCCGGTGACGGTGGCCTGACGATGCTCCTGGGCGAGCTGATCACGCTCGTCCAGAACAAGCTGCCCGCCAAGCTCGTGGTCTACAACAACTCCTCGCTCAACTTCGTCGAGCTGGAGATGAAGGCCGCCGGGTTCGTCAATTACGGCACCGACCTGGCCAACCCCAACTTCGCCGACGTGGCGCGCGCGATGGGCATCCACGCGCGCCGTGTCGAGCACGCTGAGGAGCTTCCCGACGCCGTCGCCGAGATCCTCGCCCACGACGGCCCGGCGCTCCTCGACGTGATCACCGAGCGGCAGGAGCTCTCGATCCCGCCCGCGATCACCGCCGAGCAGGTCAAGGGGTTCACCCTGTACGCGTTGCGCACGGTGCTCTCCGGGCGGGGCGACGAGCTCTTCGACCTCGCCAGGGCCAACCTTCGTCAGCTGTTCTGA
- a CDS encoding TetR/AcrR family transcriptional regulator, which produces MPTDRYHHGSLRRAVLDAAVEVIAESGPSALSLRDLARRAGVSHAGPAHHFGSKRGVFTALAAEGFALLAERLESERGSMADLGAAYVRFGLDHRAHFEVMFRPDLFDVDDPSVLEARQLTWSLLSGSARAATTYTDQVSPEVTELGAWALVHGFATLAAGGAISTHSPDALTDIVREAASMMFREGQNS; this is translated from the coding sequence ATGCCCACGGACCGCTACCACCACGGCTCGCTACGGCGTGCCGTCCTCGACGCCGCGGTCGAGGTGATCGCCGAGTCGGGCCCATCGGCCCTCAGCCTGCGCGACCTCGCCCGTCGAGCGGGCGTCTCCCACGCCGGCCCCGCACACCACTTCGGCTCCAAGCGGGGCGTCTTCACCGCGCTCGCGGCAGAAGGCTTCGCCCTGCTCGCCGAGCGGCTCGAGAGCGAGAGAGGGTCGATGGCCGACCTGGGCGCGGCGTACGTGCGGTTCGGGCTCGATCATCGAGCCCACTTCGAGGTCATGTTCCGGCCCGACCTGTTCGACGTGGACGACCCGTCCGTGCTCGAGGCGCGCCAGCTGACGTGGTCGCTCCTGAGCGGATCCGCCCGCGCGGCGACGACCTACACCGACCAGGTCTCCCCCGAGGTGACCGAGCTCGGCGCCTGGGCGCTCGTGCACGGTTTCGCGACGCTGGCGGCCGGCGGCGCCATCAGCACCCACTCCCCCGACGCGTTGACCGACATCGTCCGAGAAGCCGCGTCGATGATGTTCCGCGAGGGTCAGAACAGCTGA
- a CDS encoding DoxX family protein: protein MVVTALVRFTPLGGARTWANASRFGLAAMFTATGIAHFVGMREELIAMVPPSLPEPGLLVSVTGVLELLGAIGLLVRPTTRAAAIALGLMLVVMFPANVYAATHGLITEWVDHLIPRTLLQIVFLVAIAVVVRGESRSGAGRDLAPQPVRTT from the coding sequence ATGGTTGTCACGGCCCTGGTGCGGTTCACGCCGCTGGGTGGTGCGCGCACCTGGGCCAACGCGTCGAGGTTCGGGCTCGCCGCCATGTTCACGGCCACCGGGATCGCCCACTTCGTGGGCATGCGCGAGGAGCTGATCGCGATGGTGCCGCCGTCGCTGCCCGAGCCCGGGCTGCTGGTCTCGGTGACCGGCGTGCTCGAGCTGCTCGGCGCGATCGGTCTGCTGGTGCGGCCGACGACCCGGGCGGCGGCGATCGCCCTCGGGCTGATGCTCGTCGTGATGTTCCCCGCGAACGTCTACGCCGCCACCCACGGGCTCATCACCGAGTGGGTCGACCACCTGATCCCGCGCACGCTGCTCCAGATCGTCTTCCTCGTCGCGATCGCGGTCGTGGTCCGTGGGGAGTCGCGCTCCGGGGCAGGCCGTGACCTGGCGCCGCAGCCCGTGCGGACGACCTGA